Within Wyeomyia smithii strain HCP4-BCI-WySm-NY-G18 chromosome 2, ASM2978416v1, whole genome shotgun sequence, the genomic segment ACGAGATATCGGCCATTGAGCAGGACATTAGACAGCTGCCGGAAATTATGGGCAAATCAGCCAGAGATTCCTCCATGCAAAAGTATTTCGGTAGATTCGTGAACGCTCCGGAACGGTTTAGATTTATGGCTGGGGAACGTGCGATTTTGAAACTTATTGCATCGTGTATCCAGCGTAAAGGTATCAACCATTACCTTCGGTTTGCTGAGAAACGCGAAAAAGACTGGATGACACAGGGAACTCATGAATCGAATGCGCAGGAAGTGAGAAGAAAAATCATCGACTTTTACAATGAGAGGTAATTTATGAGGAATGTTGGTATGAGCTCCAAATTTTAAATACGTTTGTTGTAGATGTGATGGGAGTGCGGAGCAGATTGATTTCTGTAATCGTGTAGCAGATATCAGAGTAGAGATACTTGATGCTGATGATGGTGGCCTGGTTGCTCGTGTAAGGTGCGTTTTTTGCTCCGGAGAAAATGACATAAGCTGTCGCCCGGAACGAGTCGGGGGTAACTGGAAGGTTTCCAACTATCTTTCGCACGTACGAAATGTTCACAAAGCAATAAACGCTCCAGCGTCGATTCCGCGACTATCGGGGAATCGCAATCAATCGAACACTTCACCTCCGATAGAGTGTACCGGAGAGGGTTCTAACCTATGCAACACTAACAGCTTTCCCTGCGAACCCTGGACTAACTCGAACGATGTTAGCTCTAGCAATCATGAGAATATGCGCAAGCGATCGCTGAATTCGTTTGACGATTTTGAGTTTGTTGTTAAAGAAGAACAATTTGGTGGTacataataatttaaaatgatCTGAATAAGTCCAATGATCTGAAACATTGGACCGTAACCAATAGATAAACCTCGCTATGTTAGGTTTTACGGATATTTTAACAACTATATAATTATTTGTTAGTATACTGTACTGTGTTTATATGTTTTTCGTCTCGGTATGACGAAAAAGTCTGCTCAAATATATAACAAAAAATGTCCTAGAAAATATAACGTACATTGTAATAAATGGCGATAACTGATAGTATTCATTAAGGACGAATGACCCCGGTTAAAATcccgcaaaaataaaaaaatagtattaTGATAAACAAATACGATCAGTCAAATAATTTTCCAACTAACACTTATTCATGTAAATCACATCATCCAAATTGAAATAATGCGGAGAAATGCCAAAgcgaccaaaaacccctaccaCGGTCGTAAGTGGACCCCACTAGTCATataattttaaatcattttactCATTCATCTTTCTGTGAGACATGTGTTCTAGACCGTTGGATGGTCTCCGCCtgacattttgaaacatttaaATTCAGCGCTTTAGACTTTCCCATTTGCCGAATAGTGAGTTGGCTTTTATttatactttttttaaataatcatatTTTACCTAATCATTCTAGAAATCTTCAATGCACTCAAAATAACCCAATATTCAGtagttgaattttgaaaaataattcagatATTTACCTCATGAAGATTCTGTATGAAATGTAGTTTGACGGGTTATGATACCATTGATCAGATATCCTTTGAACTAGAACAAACAAAGTGCTATATAACAAAAACAGAAACGTCAAACACGTgcgacaagaaaaaaaaattacaggagggttgtgtgcaaagccacgaccgcaagttgaagtagaatactttcacaCAGCTccacttacggctgtacattaacctacggccgggcgaatcggttcgcccCGCTTTTTGCGTTTAGCctagcagaggcctaatgcgcacggccaacacaatagaaaggtgttttcacattgaaaagaCTCGGCTTTACTAAAGTTAGCGTtgacaaatgcatctaccgcttataccgccgctatcgtacgaaagcgcgtcgttttatatggggaataatatcaacaacggaaAATGATGCgcatctaagcacacccgaactgtttcgccgcgctgcttccatttacttccttataacatccgcctcatggaagtaccggccgcacctaccgctgaggctgttaccatactgctactggtacccagagctattaactcttcaaataaagtgttttatttgtcctcaaaagaacaatcgttcaattccatatcggatataatgcaatcgcatctctgtaatattaccgacagtaatattcttctgaacaaaatgatccaacttttccattagaggaagtgccggctgatgtacggcaaaaatctcgcccgatcgctcgcgttggcgttcgttctcaggcagaggcctgagacgtggtgaccaaccacagggcaagtgatttgtttaatttgaaagcagccacaggcgcaacccagacggtccatccagttcaccctccgactaatgaatgtagctagttttcccagaaacactcttttatagccgaagggtgctacgtaataggccacgcctttcagttcaggtttaccatttccttatgttctttagacgaattattccacaattcgcatttgatttttgtatccagcgaataaacaccgatggtgctctcacacacgcaacggttttaacccgtatcttattacggtttgtaacatcaagcgatttcgtttgctcgctgttgcgtgttgcatcatgttgcaacttggcagctgggagacgacgaaattctgtttctgttgcttttgtgaatgcgttctaacagggcagtttattattcaaagtcggttatgctgatcgcagcctttgcgctgcccctacagtggggggtttactaaataaagtgaaaattagacaactacaacagaatttgattgcatccgtcacaaaatgtctgcttgtgttgatgccagaaaattattaacctacaattatttgtttatttgccttgaaaaaagcattttgcggtacaaaatcggttactgattacaacttacaagatacacggacaacatgcactgtggaagctatattacattcagtaaattcgatgggtgcgacagatttaaattgctaggatgcaacacagaatgcttgcttgcgttgacaaaaattattaactttcaatgacttgtttatttgccttgaaaaaggcattttgattttcaaaattggatttcctgatggcaatcttcatgctgccccaacacggggggaataatggctgtctggcggcacacactgagaaaaaccgcgttgctcctgagacgtggtgaccaaccacagggctagtgctgctgctaaggaaggacgactgctgttgtcgttgtctagaactattatgagcggctccggctgaaacaggctcttatataggccaaatagcatgttttcaattgcaaggtatatgatcctgtcgaccgtgcttgggaagcaagcatataacgaccaatcagaggtcgaatttttcgttttgacaaggcttgactattttcaatagtacaatagtgtgaataataaaattacaattatcttattttgggaagaatcttagaagattttccaatctattgctgcaagaacgaaggaaatccatccaatactaaccgatttattagcatttgaaattggacatatttttcacttttttcggttttagattttcatatcacatccctatgtagccgaacttcctgagagaagtattctacttcaaaaatcacaagaaggttgtatgcaaagccacgaccgcaaggttgaagtagaatacttttacaagaaagataacccggctgcttgcgtgtcagtcacacacgcaacgattttaacccgtatcttattgcggtttgtaacatcgtgcgatttcgtttgctcgctgttgcttgttgcatcatgttgcaacttggcagctgggagacgacgaaattctgtttatactgattgattgaatcgacttcatattagctctgcatagtcgaactaactgcttttgtgaatgcgtactaacagggcagttaattattcaatgtcggttatgctgatcgcgcctttgcgctgcccctacagtggggggtttactaaataaagtgaaaattagacaactacattagaatttgattgcatcccgcacagaaagtctgcttgtgttgatgccagaaaattattaaccttcaattatttttttatttgccatgagaaaagcatgttgcggttcaaaatcggttgctaattacaacctttgagctgccctaacattggtggaattaagatacacggacaacatgcactgtggaagctatttcacattcagtaaattagacgggtgcgacaaatttgaattgctaggatgcaacacagaatgcttgcttgcgttgacaaaaattattaactttcaatgacttgtttatttgccttaaaaaaggcattttgatttccgaaattggatttcctgatggcaattatcatgctgccccaacacggggggaataatggctgtctggcgacacacgctgagaaaaaccgcgctgctcctgagacgtggtgaccaaccacagggctagtgctgctgctaaggaaggacgactgctgttgtcgctgtctagaactattatgagcggctccggctgaaacaggcatgttttcaattgcaaggtatatgattctgtcgaccgtgcttgggaagcaagcatataacgaccaatcagaggtcaaatttttcgttttgacaaggcttgactattttcaatagtacaatagtgtgaataataaaattacaattatcttattttgggaagaatcttagaagattttccaatctattgctgcaagaacgaaggaaatccatcgaaaactaaccgatttattagcatttgaaattggacatagttttcactttttcggttttagatttttatttcacatccctatgtagccgaactacctgagagaagtattctacttcaaaacaatgaaaatatTCATAGAAACGTCAAAATCGATTAGTCGAATCTtgattagtgatgggaaatatcgcccagaacggacatcgataacaatcgataattccgggacttttatcgatattatcgataagtatcgataatttgacagctaacgtttgcggtgaaaaaaattttttcagatgatgaaaaaaaactatttcagatggcgatgaaaaaaaaaactatgacagataattgagttggttaaatttcccatggaaggttgtcatgttagcttcctcacaaaaaatattacgtccttgcgtgcagcctttcgacagttaaccggaacattcgccatggcggacgaaaacatgcgtgtagccatgtttttaagctctttcttcgttttttttaattcctcctccgttttcgagacaaaattgttggaatagatcttgcgcttcaaatttgcccagaaattctcgatgggaagcagctgGGGGCATtgagcggattcgccgacttcggtaccacatcaatattcagccgctccatcttctccaacgatcgctacgaatagttggccgacgtcaaatctggccagaacaccgtgtcttcgcgcttatggtatttcttgatgaacgacgcaacttctgtcaggcacttcgtactcagggatgccacatgtacagattaatctgtattttacagatttttggccgaagtaacggtacagaatctgtacatacagatatacagattttcgtcgaaaagtacagatttacagatttttcgaaattgacattaattttaaaaaacaatccaaattttatttcattaaatattgagcaaattgaacatattttcaactcctcacacgttttaagctaaaaatttcgtttatgtaccataaaaactcaaaaaatacaaagttctttgtgtttaaacaacacagattttttttacagatatttttgttccagatacagatgttcagattttttcaagggaaaacacagatttaaatgtggcaaccctgttcgtactataaatttccccgttcacggccagcccggagcgaaagaagagcaattttgacatccctttctcgctaaTTGACAgcaacagccgcaccttctaggggaacttggtctgtgaaataaaccttACCTcgatgctcacttccttcgtgggggaggttaAATACggagagccctgctagtcgttgccatccagggtgagataggtctagtcgtccaataccactgccgcgtcgcgattcgccgggaaaattgacttgaccatcttcaaccgctgtcgctgcgtcattgcctgcagctccaagaccagtggacgggactgccgcttcctacatgtatgtccatgttctccagatgctttttttcactgttttagagcacgcACCAATCTCtctgccaagtgcacgcagcgatttagccacttttccctcggtcttcctcttcagcatccttggaagcttcttgtcgctcagggtcgttggccgtccggaatcgggctttctttcgatgctctgatcgttgtccaatagtgttgTAGATGCCAAAACCGACATACCCGGgttccacaaagtgccgcacgatgtccgtttttgacgcggcggggtaccgttctttgaacgcgcacacttctgaacggagcagcttcacttttttcgccatcatagttagagtttgactgatagggctgtcaatttttttttgctaactcatgggttactatgattgattttgttttaccgcaaacgttattcgacaaatgcaattttgctatataaatttgttaaaaacagagacagtgatggcccaaacagaatggatacgttgcgttgcgttgacgtcaatgtgacagtaaatgtatgggctaactgtcaaattgccgcaaacgcagccgcaacgtatccattgtgttaaggccttgaatgacaaatcttacgatactgcaaatgaaaattcaaacaaccggacgagttaaacagtttgttttggaaagtcttcgggttttacgccgagagtgctttctacggagtagtttcaagccgaattttattttgaaggttgtataataagggaaacaattgaagcaggcaaaattctgtcaatttttaaatggccaaaactacacgaaaaatgaaacaattctgacaaaacaggtttcattttactggaaaactgtcctagtttcctagtgttACTTGAGCACTAGACGTGACCAAggttcactggaaatgtttcggatttccggagtgtgtgccaaagtgtacatttttgcaacgcgtagaactttttatgatattctgtttcacttaggtttatatgttgtcaataaataagaatttatttcgggttcattggtagccaaagattggaaattcgccaaggaatcatcgaggtatgaattcatcaagtatgggtgttgattctggcggttttttccctgttgggtactaattttttttgagcttgcagcactctagcagaattcaatcgaacattgtgggtgtgtaggtcatagagcaatttatctggattaacatttaaatagatcagattattttcacacggattttctctaaaaggttatttatgcagattttcaaattaacgtggtttttacgcgaatttttgaattaaagcggtttatcaagcggatttttgaattaacatggttttttcacgaggcatgtatcccccgcgtaagaaaacctaactgtatttgaacctttttcttatgaatcaatatatcttagtaaaaattatctgaactttccttcgaaaatataaaaaaatgagtttaagatcctactctgaaaaaaatataattttaagaacaaaaaaagattttagaaaatatcggtgatctcagatttttttgaatgaagtattttagatagacaatttagttgcctaaaacgctctttgcgttgcaaaaatgtacactttgacacacactcttgaaatccgaaacattttcggtgtaggtaggtcacaccaagttcccaagtaatactaatataatgctgttttccagtgaaatgaaaccagttatcaaaattgattcatttttcgtaaagttctggccatttaaaatccgAGAGAATTCTagttatctcaattattttgtctacctccTGTATacatcaggatacttttttggcgcaacaatttcgttgatttggatttttagtggaactaaaaattgtttgttgggtaacagatactttaaacttaaacagttccaagttaaactaaacaattaccaatagactgccgctatgcatgtccatcatattataagagttggcgagccaaagaaaatgcattttatgagatagtgcaaaaagtttggatattttttcaaagttctccagtactaagttgtcgaattcatctgttcgtagcaaactaaaaactatcaatacctttttagtcacctatatttctcagaaactcagtgacacccggggcgaaccgttacaccacccccaacaatgctaaatcttgtcgaatagcagcacccaacaaatacctaacggcaaaagcaactcctggggtagggtaggtgaggtctccttcttttgggtctcctccagtaaccagccgcactgacttgtgctcaccctaataatatcgataattatcgttaacgtcaaaaaattaacgataatatcgatgaccagcatttatcgatattatcgataagtatcgataagtttcccatcactattcGTGATTCTTTCTTGCTGCTTTCTGTCGTCTGCGAGCCGATTTTCAGATTCCCTGTCGCTTAATGTGCGCAATTTTATAGTGTTGTTTTCTGTTTGATGTGTGTGCGAAGAAGCAGCTCTTGCTTTTCTTTCAGCAAGCGAGACCGGAAGTGAGTAATAAGAGATATTGATTGAATTACGCGCGACATTTCGCACGGGTGCAGAGTTCGCAAAGAGAACGGTGTCAGCACAAAACAGCACATCCGCTCAGTCCGTGGCTCGATGACCTGATAACAGCGGATCGATGCTGCTGTTGGTGGCTAGAAATGCTGCAAACGCTGGCCCTGCGATGGTTCCGTCGATACAAGGTATTCTTCGCAATCGGACTGCTAATTGTGGGGGCGCAGGTATTTCTCGCATATAAGCTGCTGAAGATTCCCGTGTCCGGCAGTGGCAGTGACGAGGAACGGGATCTTAGCAAGAGGTTGTACGAGAAGTATGTCAAGAAGACAGTCGGTTCAAATCTGTCCGCGGACGATGAGGACCCGACTGGGCAGCAGCATCCATTATCCGTGGGCGGGAATAGTATGATAAAGGCAGCTACTGGGGGCGGACGGAAGGAGGTCGGAAGGACGGCTCTGAGCTTACACGATTTAAATTTTGTACCCCTCTGTGATATATACAGCAAAGAGACCGTTTCCGCCATTCATCGCGCGAGAAGTCAAACCTGTAAGAAGCAGATTGCGGATATTGCTTGTGCGATACAGGAGGGCACGTTCTACCCGAAACGGTTGCCGAATTACTGTCCGAACGGTGGCCATGTTCCTAGCAGGTCTCTTGGATGTTTTCAGGATGAGAAAAATTTCAGGATTTTATCCGGTTACTACACCAATTTTAAGACGAGCAATTCACCAAGACGCTGCATTCAGCTGTGCTTGCAGTCTGGGTTTTTGTTTGCCGGTGTACAATATTCGTAAGATTGGTTGTGTTAATTATGTTACCAGAACACGA encodes:
- the LOC129720692 gene encoding uncharacterized protein LOC129720692; protein product: MTSGPAMDSFWNCLSKDVGRVPDTIRHVLEVTEYINAALAYIGNDEISAIEQDIRQLPEIMGKSARDSSMQKYFGRFVNAPERFRFMAGERAILKLIASCIQRKGINHYLRFAEKREKDWMTQGTHESNAQEVRRKIIDFYNERCDGSAEQIDFCNRVADIRVEILDADDGGLVARVRCVFCSGENDISCRPERVGGNWKVSNYLSHVRNVHKAINAPASIPRLSGNRNQSNTSPPIECTGEGSNLCNTNSFPCEPWTNSNDVSSSNHENMRKRSLNSFDDFEFVVKEEQFGGT